One window of Enterobacter sp. RHBSTW-00175 genomic DNA carries:
- a CDS encoding ead/Ea22-like family protein: MFAYAVQVAVLELRKVRDDAAALAAESAGLKDFVKPCFRAAADGASLDGADIQELGERLGLFGREAYQPALHGYICGHEAGEDTVYVMKKTPATSAFLAEVRAQAHKEGAHFVANRMLAAWDAGFIDDTAKNAADIARMILTSTEFMADAPEGDFDRSFADGVLEDIAAQLRKGVQS; encoded by the coding sequence ATGTTCGCGTATGCAGTTCAAGTTGCTGTTCTGGAGCTACGTAAGGTTCGTGATGATGCGGCAGCTCTGGCTGCGGAGAGTGCGGGGCTGAAGGATTTTGTCAAACCCTGTTTCCGTGCTGCGGCTGATGGCGCATCACTTGACGGTGCTGATATTCAGGAGCTTGGCGAACGTCTTGGCTTGTTTGGACGGGAAGCCTATCAACCTGCACTGCACGGTTACATCTGTGGCCATGAGGCTGGAGAAGACACCGTCTACGTCATGAAGAAAACCCCGGCGACCTCCGCTTTCCTGGCTGAAGTGCGTGCGCAGGCTCACAAGGAAGGCGCTCACTTTGTTGCTAACCGGATGCTGGCTGCATGGGATGCAGGATTTATCGATGACACGGCGAAGAACGCGGCAGACATCGCACGGATGATTCTCACATCTACAGAGTTTATGGCTGATGCGCCGGAGGGGGATTTCGATCGCTCGTTCGCTGATGGCGTACTCGAAGACATCGCCGCCCAGCTTCGCAAAGGAGTGCAGTCATGA
- a CDS encoding ead/Ea22-like family protein, whose translation MNNIDKRALREAAEKATPGRIGDRIDGSGSIKYQCFGNDGSLVLQTDHKNMEYGFIGGNSEADELFFRLCDPATVLALLDELEASQAKNSRVAGGIEAAIKLQERAEVAEKLIAELEAREVKLPELKMLSDYLAEVTMREREDILVGVRLEFHRALKEGGIKIAASSPKGE comes from the coding sequence ATGAACAACATCGACAAACGCGCATTACGCGAGGCGGCGGAGAAGGCTACGCCTGGTCGCATCGGAGACAGAATTGATGGCAGTGGCAGTATCAAATATCAGTGCTTCGGTAACGATGGCTCTTTGGTTCTGCAAACCGACCATAAAAATATGGAGTACGGATTCATTGGTGGAAATAGTGAAGCTGATGAGTTGTTCTTCAGGTTGTGTGACCCCGCCACAGTGCTGGCGCTGCTGGATGAGCTGGAAGCATCTCAGGCCAAAAATTCGCGCGTCGCTGGCGGTATTGAAGCGGCAATTAAGTTACAGGAGCGCGCTGAGGTAGCGGAGAAGCTGATTGCTGAGCTGGAGGCGCGGGAGGTGAAGTTGCCTGAGTTGAAAATGCTAAGTGATTATCTTGCTGAAGTAACCATGCGTGAACGCGAAGATATTCTGGTTGGTGTTCGCCTGGAATTCCATCGCGCCCTTAAAGAAGGTGGTATCAAAATCGCCGCCAGCAGCCCTAAAGGAGAGTGA
- a CDS encoding DUF551 domain-containing protein has protein sequence MSTITKKWLSQKIAAMEAARNEIPFGLDEDDSNTLAALRIALASLEAEAVADVVAWSSPNEERTCDVRLRRHDIKPGPLYTAPPAPVSVPDGVLKSLLPDAEKSEFWFEHNGKILFEGVKFNNAVFDACRAAMLQGAESVSNRDELSDGWVACSERMPTPKQYVLVCNDVWVGMGMHNDSEHLEDDERWQDEHHEFIDLLHHPVTYWMPLPAAPQQEVK, from the coding sequence ATGAGCACTATTACCAAAAAATGGCTTTCGCAGAAAATCGCAGCAATGGAAGCTGCCCGCAATGAAATCCCGTTCGGCCTGGACGAAGACGACAGCAACACGCTGGCAGCGCTGCGTATAGCGCTGGCATCGCTCGAAGCGGAGGCTGTAGCTGATGTTGTTGCATGGTCTTCGCCAAACGAAGAGAGAACCTGTGATGTCCGCCTGCGCCGTCATGATATCAAGCCTGGTCCGCTATATACCGCCCCTCCAGCGCCGGTATCTGTGCCTGATGGCGTGCTTAAAAGCCTCTTACCGGATGCTGAGAAGTCCGAGTTCTGGTTTGAGCATAATGGAAAAATCTTGTTTGAAGGTGTGAAGTTTAACAATGCTGTGTTTGACGCCTGCCGCGCCGCCATGCTTCAGGGTGCCGAATCTGTAAGTAATCGTGATGAGTTGTCAGATGGCTGGGTGGCTTGCAGTGAGAGGATGCCTACGCCAAAACAATATGTTCTGGTCTGCAATGACGTGTGGGTTGGTATGGGTATGCATAACGACTCTGAGCACCTTGAAGATGATGAGCGTTGGCAGGATGAGCACCATGAATTTATCGACCTTCTTCACCATCCAGTCACTTACTGGATGCCACTGCCAGCAGCACCGCAGCAGGAGGTGAAGTGA
- a CDS encoding phage integrase Arm DNA-binding domain-containing protein translates to MAARPRKRENRNLPDFLLFDKATGQYRFTLITGKRKSIGTDRVMAIAIAKEYNLRMRPETAPSVESLIRDSGGYNGEAKPFAQHVDRIMSRAIADENPSQSTLEDWRNDAIRVKEYFVDIPACDIELEHVNQFINRYHSESSANVQNRKVSFLKKLFSYAVDESLMMDNPASRKKMRRVEEKKRKRLPFDIFIAIRNAAEPWLRTAMDLALQTTHARLEVSRIKYSIKEPKNGVCGCVWFEQPENNIYGTLYIHRQKVQRKEASHVAIPIGEELKRIIDESRDSVASPYVVHRIPERNNKRSKEVSHPTQVAPDYLSRSFSALRDKLGLCGHLPMDERPTFHEIRALAAHLFDSQGIDPQGRMAHSDAKSTKIYTSNHIDWVMVPHGEIKAG, encoded by the coding sequence ATGGCCGCAAGACCACGCAAAAGGGAGAACAGAAATCTCCCTGACTTCCTGCTTTTCGATAAAGCTACGGGCCAGTACCGATTTACGCTCATAACCGGTAAGCGTAAAAGCATTGGTACTGACCGTGTTATGGCCATAGCCATAGCAAAAGAGTACAACCTGAGAATGCGACCAGAGACAGCGCCATCTGTTGAGAGCTTAATTCGGGACTCTGGCGGCTATAATGGTGAAGCTAAACCGTTTGCACAGCATGTCGACCGAATAATGTCTCGCGCTATTGCAGATGAAAATCCATCACAAAGCACCCTTGAAGACTGGCGCAATGATGCGATCAGGGTGAAAGAGTATTTCGTTGATATTCCTGCCTGTGACATTGAACTTGAGCATGTTAACCAGTTTATTAACCGGTATCACTCCGAATCGTCTGCTAACGTTCAGAACCGCAAGGTCAGCTTTTTAAAAAAACTATTCTCTTATGCAGTAGACGAATCGTTAATGATGGATAACCCGGCAAGCCGGAAAAAAATGCGCCGGGTTGAAGAGAAAAAACGTAAGCGCCTACCGTTTGATATTTTTATTGCCATTAGAAATGCAGCGGAACCATGGTTAAGAACAGCAATGGATCTGGCTCTTCAAACAACACATGCACGCCTCGAAGTTTCCAGAATTAAATATTCAATTAAGGAACCTAAAAACGGTGTGTGTGGTTGTGTATGGTTTGAACAACCTGAAAATAATATTTATGGAACGTTATATATTCACCGGCAGAAGGTGCAGAGGAAAGAGGCATCACACGTAGCGATCCCTATTGGAGAAGAGTTGAAGAGGATTATTGATGAAAGCAGGGATAGCGTTGCAAGCCCTTACGTTGTGCACCGTATACCAGAGAGAAATAACAAGCGGAGTAAAGAAGTTTCGCACCCTACCCAGGTAGCTCCAGATTATCTCAGCCGTTCGTTCTCTGCCCTGCGTGACAAGCTTGGGTTATGCGGACATCTACCAATGGATGAACGGCCTACATTTCACGAGATAAGGGCTCTTGCTGCTCACTTGTTTGATAGCCAGGGCATTGATCCTCAGGGCAGGATGGCACACAGTGACGCTAAATCAACAAAGATATATACCAGCAACCATATCGACTGGGTTATGGTTCCCCATGGGGAGATCAAGGCGGGGTAA
- a CDS encoding MFS transporter, with translation MLSRFATLSRIPKGVWVVGGVSMLMDISSEIIHSLLPLFMVTTLGASVIFIGLIEGLAEATALFIKIFSGAISDYIGKRKGLAVLGYGLGALSKPLFAIASSSGMILGARLIDRVGKGIRGAPRDALVADVTPPELRGAAFGLRQSMDTVGAFLGPLIAVGLMLLWNNDFRTIFWVAVIPGVLAVALLFFGLHEPKTPVEHKRSNPVKKENLKRLGKGCWWVIGLGAVFTLARFSEAFLVLRAQQSGVPLALIPLVMVAMNLLYFLSAYPFGKLSDAMSHTRLLQWGLVVLIAADIVLAFTTHWTGIILGVALWGVHMGMTQGLLAAMIAKTAPADLRGTAYGIFSMISGVGLLIASVVAGVIWETWGAEYTFYTGAVICLLTLCYLIRMPDEVQ, from the coding sequence ATGCTATCCCGGTTTGCAACGCTTAGCCGGATCCCAAAGGGAGTCTGGGTGGTGGGCGGTGTCAGTATGCTGATGGACATCTCATCAGAAATTATCCATAGCCTGTTGCCGCTGTTTATGGTGACTACGCTTGGGGCCAGCGTGATTTTTATCGGCCTGATTGAAGGACTGGCAGAAGCCACCGCGTTGTTTATCAAAATCTTTTCCGGGGCGATCAGTGATTACATCGGTAAAAGAAAAGGACTAGCAGTGCTGGGTTATGGGCTGGGGGCGTTAAGTAAACCGTTGTTTGCGATAGCCTCGTCGTCCGGCATGATTTTAGGTGCGCGATTAATCGACCGCGTGGGGAAGGGGATACGCGGTGCACCGCGAGATGCGTTAGTCGCGGATGTTACGCCACCCGAACTGCGCGGTGCAGCGTTTGGCCTGCGTCAGTCAATGGACACCGTCGGCGCTTTTCTCGGGCCTTTGATCGCAGTAGGGTTAATGCTGCTGTGGAATAATGACTTCCGCACTATTTTCTGGGTCGCGGTGATCCCCGGCGTGCTCGCTGTCGCGCTGCTGTTTTTTGGACTGCATGAGCCAAAAACGCCGGTTGAGCACAAACGGAGCAATCCGGTAAAAAAAGAGAATCTTAAGCGGCTGGGTAAAGGGTGCTGGTGGGTCATCGGTTTAGGGGCTGTCTTCACCCTTGCGCGTTTCAGTGAAGCATTTCTGGTGCTTCGGGCGCAGCAGTCGGGCGTACCGCTAGCTCTGATCCCGCTGGTCATGGTTGCCATGAACCTGCTCTATTTCCTTTCTGCCTATCCGTTTGGCAAATTATCCGATGCGATGAGTCATACCCGCCTGTTGCAGTGGGGGCTGGTGGTATTAATCGCAGCGGATATTGTGCTGGCGTTCACGACCCACTGGACAGGCATTATTCTGGGTGTTGCGCTCTGGGGCGTGCATATGGGAATGACCCAGGGACTGCTTGCGGCAATGATTGCGAAAACGGCACCCGCGGATTTGCGCGGCACGGCTTACGGTATTTTCAGCATGATCAGTGGCGTCGGATTATTGATTGCCAGTGTGGTGGCCGGGGTTATCTGGGAAACGTGGGGCGCGGAATATACGTTTTATACCGGGGCGGTTATCTGTCTGCTGACGCTCTGTTACCTGATTAGAATGCCGGATGAAGTGCAATAA
- a CDS encoding DUF2534 family protein, which translates to MVRAKLKTPEGRKFLLALLVVFMIAAAGVGRATIVGVIEQYNIPLSEWTTSMYVLQSAMICVYSLVFTVLLAIPLGIYFLGDREKH; encoded by the coding sequence ATGGTTCGCGCAAAACTGAAAACACCTGAAGGCCGGAAGTTTTTACTGGCACTGCTCGTTGTGTTTATGATTGCTGCCGCAGGCGTTGGGCGGGCAACCATTGTCGGTGTTATCGAGCAGTATAACATCCCACTTTCCGAGTGGACGACCAGCATGTATGTGCTGCAATCAGCGATGATCTGCGTTTACAGCCTGGTGTTTACCGTTCTGCTCGCCATCCCGTTGGGGATCTATTTCCTGGGTGACCGCGAAAAGCATTAA
- the eco gene encoding serine protease inhibitor ecotin: MTVKNAPKFAIALIAAACVSTSAFASETSKEQPLEKVAPYPQAEKGMKRQVIQLPVQQDEANFKVELLIGQTLEVDCNQHRLGGQLESKTLEGWGYDYYVFDKVTSPVSTMMACPDGKKEKKFVTAYLGDNSLLRYNSKLPIVVYTPENIDVKYRVWKADETIGQAVVR; the protein is encoded by the coding sequence ATGACTGTGAAAAACGCACCTAAATTTGCCATTGCCCTCATCGCCGCAGCGTGCGTCAGCACCAGCGCTTTTGCCAGTGAAACCTCAAAAGAGCAGCCTCTGGAAAAAGTCGCGCCTTATCCGCAAGCGGAAAAAGGCATGAAGCGTCAGGTGATCCAATTACCGGTTCAGCAGGATGAAGCAAATTTCAAAGTGGAACTGTTGATTGGGCAGACCCTGGAAGTGGACTGCAACCAGCATCGCCTGGGCGGTCAACTGGAAAGTAAAACCCTGGAAGGCTGGGGTTACGACTACTACGTCTTTGATAAAGTCACCTCTCCGGTATCGACCATGATGGCCTGCCCGGACGGTAAAAAAGAGAAGAAATTTGTGACCGCGTATCTGGGTGATAACAGTCTGCTGCGCTACAACAGCAAGCTGCCCATTGTGGTCTATACGCCTGAAAACATCGACGTGAAATATCGGGTGTGGAAGGCAGATGAGACTATCGGACAAGCGGTAGTACGTTAA
- the mqo gene encoding malate dehydrogenase (quinone) produces MKKMTAMLFSLAMGLNSVSMVANAAAPKEQETDVLLIGGGIMSATLGTYLQELEPDWSMTMVERLDGVAQESSNGWNNAGTGHSALMELNYTPQKKDGSISIEKAVEINEAFQISRQFWSHQVNSGVMHDPHAFINTVPHMSFVWGDQNVNFLRARYAALQQSTLFRGMKYSEDHAQIKEWAPLVMEGRDPNQKVAATRTEIGTDVNYGEITRQLVGSLKKKENFKLQLSTEVRGFKRNADNSWSVTVADLKNNDAEHVIKAKFVFIGAGGAALKLLQESGIPEADDYAGFPVGGQFLVSDNPEVVNRHLAKVYGQASVGAPPMSVPHIDTRILDGKRVVLFGPFATFSTKFLKNGSLFDLLSATTTSNFKPMVDVGLDNFDLVKYLISQVMLSDDDRFAALKEYYPQAKKEDWRLWQAGQRVQIIKRDPKEGGVLRLGTEVVSDKDGTIAALLGASPGASTAAPIMLHLMEKVFKDKVASPEWQAKLKTIIPSYGTKLNGNVAATEQELEYTSHVLQLQYVKPQAAEAAPKAELKPQAENKPVADIAL; encoded by the coding sequence ATGAAAAAAATGACTGCCATGCTCTTTTCTCTGGCTATGGGGCTGAATAGCGTCTCGATGGTGGCTAACGCTGCCGCGCCAAAAGAGCAGGAAACGGACGTCCTTTTAATTGGTGGTGGCATCATGAGCGCCACGCTGGGAACCTATCTGCAAGAATTAGAGCCGGACTGGTCGATGACCATGGTCGAACGTCTTGATGGTGTGGCTCAGGAGAGCTCTAACGGCTGGAACAACGCCGGCACCGGGCACTCGGCACTCATGGAACTGAACTACACACCGCAGAAAAAGGACGGTTCCATTAGTATCGAGAAGGCGGTAGAGATCAACGAAGCGTTCCAGATCTCCCGCCAGTTCTGGTCACACCAGGTAAACAGCGGTGTGATGCACGATCCGCACGCCTTCATCAATACCGTGCCGCACATGAGCTTTGTGTGGGGCGATCAGAACGTCAACTTCCTGCGCGCGCGTTACGCGGCCTTACAGCAGAGCACGCTGTTCCGCGGTATGAAGTACTCAGAAGACCACGCGCAGATTAAAGAGTGGGCTCCGCTGGTGATGGAAGGTCGTGATCCAAATCAGAAAGTGGCCGCCACCCGCACTGAAATTGGTACGGACGTCAACTACGGCGAAATTACCCGCCAGCTGGTGGGCTCTCTGAAGAAAAAAGAGAACTTCAAACTGCAACTGAGCACCGAAGTGCGCGGCTTCAAGCGCAATGCGGATAACAGCTGGAGCGTGACGGTTGCCGATCTGAAAAACAACGACGCTGAACATGTAATTAAAGCGAAGTTTGTCTTTATCGGTGCGGGCGGTGCAGCGCTGAAATTGCTTCAGGAATCAGGCATTCCTGAAGCTGACGACTATGCTGGCTTCCCGGTAGGCGGGCAGTTCCTGGTGTCGGATAACCCGGAAGTGGTGAACCGTCATCTGGCGAAAGTGTACGGTCAGGCTTCTGTAGGGGCGCCGCCGATGTCCGTTCCGCACATCGATACCCGTATTCTTGACGGTAAGCGCGTCGTGCTGTTCGGGCCATTCGCGACCTTCTCTACCAAATTCCTGAAAAACGGTTCTCTGTTCGATCTGCTGAGCGCGACCACTACCTCCAACTTCAAACCGATGGTCGACGTGGGTCTGGATAACTTTGATCTGGTGAAATACCTGATTAGCCAGGTCATGCTTTCTGACGACGATCGTTTCGCGGCGCTGAAAGAGTACTATCCGCAGGCGAAGAAAGAAGACTGGCGTCTGTGGCAGGCGGGTCAGCGCGTGCAGATCATCAAGCGCGATCCAAAAGAGGGCGGTGTGCTGCGTCTGGGTACTGAAGTGGTGAGCGATAAAGACGGCACCATCGCGGCCCTGCTGGGCGCGTCACCGGGAGCGTCCACCGCTGCACCAATCATGCTGCATCTGATGGAAAAAGTGTTTAAAGATAAAGTAGCCAGCCCGGAATGGCAGGCGAAGCTGAAAACCATTATCCCGTCTTACGGTACAAAGCTGAACGGTAACGTGGCAGCAACGGAGCAAGAGCTGGAGTACACCAGCCACGTTCTGCAACTGCAATATGTTAAGCCACAGGCTGCTGAAGCGGCGCCGAAGGCAGAGCTGAAGCCTCAGGCGGAAAACAAACCGGTTGCGGATATCGCGCTGTAA
- a CDS encoding SulP family inorganic anion transporter: MLHFVIARTEACPNLRIVMSLPHSSLPDEGRIAVVLRSPTLFIRETLAGVITALALTPEVISFSVVAGVDPKVSLIASVVLCLVLSVLGGRPAMVTAAAGSVALVIGPMVHQHGVQYILPAVIMAGVIQILFGALGMARLMRFIPQSVMTGFVNALGILIFFAQVPHFWSRSPLIVGLFVLTLLIVLWVPRYIKSIPSPLIAIVVLTLFTVTTGQILPTVGDEGSMSGGLPGLTQLLVPLNLETLSIIWPCALSIAFVGLLESLLTAKLVDELTVTPSDKRRESIGLGIGNIMAGLYGGIAGCAMIGQTIVNVEMGKGRSRISTLAAGIVLLVLVTALSEVMANIPMAVLAGIMAIVAIKTFSWHSIQPATVKGAPIAETVVMLVTVAATVSTGNLAIGVLGGIIVMAILPGRIKRRHELTSEKSSPAQEK; the protein is encoded by the coding sequence ATGCTGCACTTTGTGATCGCGCGCACGGAAGCCTGCCCTAACCTGCGAATTGTTATGTCATTACCACACTCTTCTCTGCCCGATGAGGGCCGCATTGCTGTTGTGCTGCGATCCCCGACGCTCTTCATCCGTGAAACACTGGCCGGGGTGATTACCGCGCTGGCACTGACCCCTGAAGTCATCTCCTTCTCCGTGGTTGCGGGCGTTGACCCGAAAGTCAGCCTGATCGCCTCTGTGGTGCTTTGTCTTGTACTCTCGGTACTCGGTGGTCGCCCGGCCATGGTCACGGCTGCGGCGGGCTCAGTGGCGCTGGTTATCGGCCCGATGGTGCACCAGCACGGCGTACAGTACATTTTGCCTGCGGTGATTATGGCGGGGGTGATTCAGATCCTGTTTGGCGCACTCGGGATGGCGCGGTTGATGCGTTTCATACCGCAGTCGGTGATGACCGGGTTCGTTAACGCGCTCGGGATTTTGATTTTCTTTGCTCAGGTGCCCCATTTCTGGAGCAGAAGCCCGCTAATTGTTGGCCTGTTCGTGCTGACGCTGCTGATTGTACTGTGGGTTCCGCGCTATATAAAAAGCATTCCCTCTCCGCTAATTGCCATTGTGGTATTAACCCTGTTCACGGTGACCACCGGACAAATCCTGCCTACCGTAGGTGATGAAGGCTCGATGAGTGGCGGTCTTCCCGGGCTGACTCAGTTACTTGTCCCCCTGAATCTGGAAACCCTGAGCATTATCTGGCCCTGTGCGTTAAGTATCGCGTTTGTCGGCCTGCTGGAATCATTGCTGACGGCAAAACTGGTGGATGAACTGACGGTTACGCCATCGGACAAGCGCCGCGAAAGCATTGGTCTGGGCATCGGTAATATCATGGCCGGTCTTTACGGGGGCATTGCCGGTTGTGCCATGATTGGGCAAACCATCGTCAACGTGGAGATGGGTAAAGGCCGTAGCCGCATTTCGACCCTCGCTGCAGGCATTGTGCTGCTGGTGCTGGTCACCGCGCTGAGCGAAGTGATGGCCAACATCCCGATGGCAGTTCTGGCCGGGATTATGGCGATTGTCGCCATCAAAACCTTCAGCTGGCACAGCATTCAGCCTGCGACGGTGAAAGGGGCACCCATCGCAGAAACGGTGGTGATGCTGGTCACCGTAGCCGCGACGGTATCGACCGGTAATCTGGCCATTGGCGTGCTCGGCGGGATTATTGTAATGGCGATCCTCCCTGGGCGTATTAAGCGCAGGCACGAACTTACATCAGAAAAATCGTCGCCAGCCCAAGAAAAATAA
- the mgtE gene encoding magnesium transporter has protein sequence MSVINKNSARLRDQERARLIWLLTTDKAVTSALLGKLTLAEQYDVGTLSDDIAEVGALVAHLPPPDLADTLEALPSEERHALWRLVEDHERGQVLLEASENVWDDLIDEMSDRDILDAVQTLDIDEQIYLVQHLPRNLTGRLLASLPADERARVRQVMHYEKNSVGAIMEFGVITVRPDVTLGAVQRYLRRLGKMPDNTDKLFVTSRDKTLLGELELKTILLNSAQRRVSEVMETEPMVFSPEDDAEKAARTFERDDLVSAAVVDSVGKLMGRLTVDEIVDVVYEETDNDLRALGGLSAEDDVHASVGKAVKTRWAWLAINLCTAFIASRVIDGFEHTISQLVALASLMPIVAGIGGNTGNQTITMIVRALALENIQPGNFAFLIFREMGVALINGLVWGGIMGGITWWLYSDMALGGVMMLAMVLNLLMAAMMGVIIPMTMTRLGRDPAVGSSVMITAITDTGGFFIFLGLATIFLM, from the coding sequence ATGTCGGTAATAAACAAAAACAGCGCAAGGCTGCGCGACCAGGAGCGTGCGCGGCTCATCTGGCTTCTCACGACCGATAAAGCGGTCACTTCAGCGTTATTAGGCAAACTGACCCTGGCTGAGCAATATGATGTCGGCACCTTATCCGACGATATTGCTGAGGTAGGTGCGCTGGTTGCTCATCTTCCGCCGCCTGACCTGGCGGATACTCTTGAAGCTCTCCCATCCGAAGAGCGTCACGCACTGTGGCGTCTGGTTGAGGATCACGAACGTGGTCAGGTATTACTGGAAGCTTCCGAAAACGTCTGGGATGACCTCATTGATGAGATGAGTGACCGGGATATTCTTGATGCGGTGCAGACCCTGGATATCGACGAGCAGATTTACCTTGTTCAGCACCTGCCGCGAAATTTGACCGGCCGACTGCTGGCGTCACTGCCAGCCGATGAGCGTGCCCGTGTACGCCAGGTGATGCATTACGAGAAAAACAGCGTCGGCGCGATTATGGAGTTTGGCGTCATCACGGTACGCCCGGACGTGACGCTTGGGGCGGTGCAGCGCTATCTGCGCCGCCTGGGCAAGATGCCGGACAACACCGATAAGCTGTTTGTGACCTCGCGTGATAAAACCCTGCTGGGTGAGCTTGAGCTGAAAACCATTCTGCTGAACAGTGCGCAGCGGCGGGTGAGTGAGGTGATGGAAACCGAGCCAATGGTCTTCTCACCTGAAGATGACGCCGAAAAAGCGGCACGAACCTTCGAACGTGACGACCTGGTCAGTGCGGCGGTGGTGGATTCCGTGGGCAAACTGATGGGGCGTCTGACCGTCGATGAGATTGTTGACGTGGTTTACGAAGAAACCGATAACGACCTGCGTGCTCTCGGGGGGTTGAGTGCGGAAGATGACGTACACGCCTCGGTGGGAAAAGCCGTTAAAACGCGCTGGGCATGGCTTGCCATTAACCTCTGTACCGCGTTCATTGCCTCCCGCGTGATTGATGGCTTTGAACACACGATTTCGCAACTGGTGGCGCTGGCCTCTCTGATGCCTATCGTCGCCGGGATTGGCGGGAACACCGGAAACCAGACCATTACTATGATTGTTCGCGCTCTGGCGCTGGAAAACATTCAGCCCGGTAACTTCGCGTTCCTCATCTTCAGGGAAATGGGGGTGGCACTGATTAACGGCCTGGTATGGGGCGGGATCATGGGAGGGATAACATGGTGGCTGTACAGCGATATGGCACTAGGCGGTGTGATGATGCTGGCGATGGTGCTTAACCTGCTGATGGCCGCCATGATGGGGGTGATTATCCCAATGACGATGACCAGGCTTGGGCGCGACCCCGCGGTGGGGTCGAGCGTGATGATCACCGCCATTACCGATACCGGCGGTTTCTTTATTTTTCTTGGGCTGGCGACGATTTTTCTGATGTAA